One window of Mauremys reevesii isolate NIE-2019 linkage group 4, ASM1616193v1, whole genome shotgun sequence genomic DNA carries:
- the LOC120403175 gene encoding uncharacterized protein LOC120403175 isoform X2, with amino-acid sequence MEVLRARDKKGLGDKLLQRARTEEKAVPPRCKLATLTPEKPTQERPSRAVLENPGFSPIGLILISSTFTFIPIYSLVLLYWAFGAADRTLHLYLIPKNRSVEKATEEHEKYRSISVDKPPHLGTRHGVPGVPDAVINPSDLKCTYIGPESWKPYTRDMEERMQLSLTKQKYCTGDRESGPLRIASLRAGISTGKTTRDLLVNTLDDLGESELKNFKHKLTDIDLKEGYDHIPKGKLENATSLEITDLLIGHYTMDYALEVTTIVLEAINRKDLARRLRSITRTGTSTGKTMRDLLVNTLDVLGESELKNFKHKLTDIDLKEGYDHIPKGKLENATSLEITDLLIGHYTMDYALEVTTIVLEAINRKDLTRRLSSITRTGQESAWLCLPVPQGVIHKYPNSPLLYTGNYNKFCTMHVLQDILKVLFS; translated from the exons ATGGAGGTCCTGAGGGCCAGGGACAAGAAGGGCCTGGGAGACAAACTACTCCAGAGGGCAAGGACAG AGGAAAAGGCAGTGCCTCCCAGATGCAAACTGGCCACACTGACCCCGGAGAAGCCAACGCAGGAGAGGCCATCCCGAGCTGTGCTGGAAAACCCCGGCTTCTCCCCAATTGGACTTATTTTGATCTCTTCTACATTTACATTTATTCCAATCTACTCGCTGGTGCTGCTGTATTGGGCATTTGGGGCCGCAGACAGAACTCTCCACCTCTACCTGATCCCCAAGAACCGTTCAGTAGAAAAG GCAACTGAAGAACATGAGAAATACCGGTCAATTTCTGTGGACAAGCCGCCTCACTTAGGAACTCGTCATGGTGTGCCAGGTGTACCGGATGCCGTGATAAATCCGTCG GATTTGAAATGTACCTACATAGGGCCTGAGAGCTGGAAGCCCTACACCAGGGACATGGAAGAACGAATGCAGCTCAGCTTGACAAAGCAAAAATACTGCACAGGTGATAGAGAAAGTGGACCTCTCCGGATTGCCTCTCTGAGAGCAG GCATAAGCACAGGGAAAACAACAAGAGATCTCCTGGTCAACACCTTGGATGACTTGGGAGAGAGCGAGTTGAAGAACTTCAAGCACAAACTGACTGACATTGATCTGAAGGAGGGATACGACCACATCCCTAAAGGGAAACTGGAGAATGCAACGTCTCTAGAGATCACTGACCTCTTGATTGGACACTACACAATGGATTATGCATTGGAGGTGACCACGATAGTGCTGGAAGCCATCAACCGGAAAGACCTGGCAAGGAGATTAAGAAGCATAACAAGGACTG GCACAAGCACAGGGAAAACAATGAGAGATCTCCTGGTAAACACCTTGGATGTCTTGGGAGAGAGCGAGTTGAAGAACTTCAAGCACAAACTGACTGACATTGATCTGAAGGAGGGATACGACCACATCCCTAAAGGGAAACTGGAGAATGCAACGTCTCTAGAGATCACTGACCTCTTGATTGGACACTACACAATGGATTATGCGCTGGAGGTGACCACGATAGTGCTGGAAGCCATCAACCGGAAAGACCTGACAAGGAGATTAAGCAGCAtaacaaggactggtcaggaatcagcctggctgtgcctcccTGTACCTCAAGGTGTTATCCACAAATACCCAAATTCACCACTGCTATATACCGGTAATTACAATAAGTTTTGTACAATGCATGTCTTGCAagatattttaaaagtcttgttctcttga
- the LOC120403175 gene encoding uncharacterized protein LOC120403175 isoform X1: MEVLRARDKKGLGDKLLQRARTEEKAVPPRCKLATLTPEKPTQERPSRAVLENPGFSPIGLILISSTFTFIPIYSLVLLYWAFGAADRTLHLYLIPKNRSVEKATEEHEKYRSISVDKPPHLGTRHGVPGVPDAVINPSDLKCTYIGPESWKPYTRDMEERMQLSLTKQKYCTGDRESGPLRIASLRAGISTGKTTRDLLVNTLDDLGESELKNFKHKLTDIDLKEGYDHIPKGKLENATSLEITDLLIGHYTMDYALEVTTIVLEAINRKDLARRLRSITRTGNVKHPASVSDPPTGTSTGKTMRDLLVNTLDVLGESELKNFKHKLTDIDLKEGYDHIPKGKLENATSLEITDLLIGHYTMDYALEVTTIVLEAINRKDLTRRLSSITRTGQESAWLCLPVPQGVIHKYPNSPLLYTGNYNKFCTMHVLQDILKVLFS; the protein is encoded by the exons ATGGAGGTCCTGAGGGCCAGGGACAAGAAGGGCCTGGGAGACAAACTACTCCAGAGGGCAAGGACAG AGGAAAAGGCAGTGCCTCCCAGATGCAAACTGGCCACACTGACCCCGGAGAAGCCAACGCAGGAGAGGCCATCCCGAGCTGTGCTGGAAAACCCCGGCTTCTCCCCAATTGGACTTATTTTGATCTCTTCTACATTTACATTTATTCCAATCTACTCGCTGGTGCTGCTGTATTGGGCATTTGGGGCCGCAGACAGAACTCTCCACCTCTACCTGATCCCCAAGAACCGTTCAGTAGAAAAG GCAACTGAAGAACATGAGAAATACCGGTCAATTTCTGTGGACAAGCCGCCTCACTTAGGAACTCGTCATGGTGTGCCAGGTGTACCGGATGCCGTGATAAATCCGTCG GATTTGAAATGTACCTACATAGGGCCTGAGAGCTGGAAGCCCTACACCAGGGACATGGAAGAACGAATGCAGCTCAGCTTGACAAAGCAAAAATACTGCACAGGTGATAGAGAAAGTGGACCTCTCCGGATTGCCTCTCTGAGAGCAG GCATAAGCACAGGGAAAACAACAAGAGATCTCCTGGTCAACACCTTGGATGACTTGGGAGAGAGCGAGTTGAAGAACTTCAAGCACAAACTGACTGACATTGATCTGAAGGAGGGATACGACCACATCCCTAAAGGGAAACTGGAGAATGCAACGTCTCTAGAGATCACTGACCTCTTGATTGGACACTACACAATGGATTATGCATTGGAGGTGACCACGATAGTGCTGGAAGCCATCAACCGGAAAGACCTGGCAAGGAGATTAAGAAGCATAACAAGGACTG GGAACGTGAAACATCCTGCATCAGTGTCTGATCCTCCCACCG GCACAAGCACAGGGAAAACAATGAGAGATCTCCTGGTAAACACCTTGGATGTCTTGGGAGAGAGCGAGTTGAAGAACTTCAAGCACAAACTGACTGACATTGATCTGAAGGAGGGATACGACCACATCCCTAAAGGGAAACTGGAGAATGCAACGTCTCTAGAGATCACTGACCTCTTGATTGGACACTACACAATGGATTATGCGCTGGAGGTGACCACGATAGTGCTGGAAGCCATCAACCGGAAAGACCTGACAAGGAGATTAAGCAGCAtaacaaggactggtcaggaatcagcctggctgtgcctcccTGTACCTCAAGGTGTTATCCACAAATACCCAAATTCACCACTGCTATATACCGGTAATTACAATAAGTTTTGTACAATGCATGTCTTGCAagatattttaaaagtcttgttctcttga